Proteins encoded together in one Pseudomonas arsenicoxydans window:
- a CDS encoding DUF2165 domain-containing protein, with product MNNLTTDRLIRYIKVTLMMYISFFGLLVMYSNFTDYASNYEYVAHVLSMDTIRDNLKLSYRAITSPMLHHRIYWLILTLEVTFTGFCLIGTYHLYRQLNGSAEDFHEAKKFALIGLMIALFVYYICLQVIGVEWFNMDQSTVWNAKDWARHIVDFTFPLLIFIAVRIER from the coding sequence TTGAACAACCTGACAACTGACAGACTCATCAGATACATCAAAGTCACGCTAATGATGTATATAAGCTTTTTCGGCCTGCTGGTGATGTACAGCAACTTCACCGACTATGCATCCAACTATGAATACGTCGCTCATGTCCTGAGCATGGACACCATCCGGGACAACCTGAAACTGAGCTACAGGGCAATCACTTCGCCCATGCTCCACCACCGGATCTACTGGCTGATCCTGACCCTGGAAGTGACCTTTACAGGGTTTTGCCTGATAGGCACCTATCACCTTTATCGACAACTAAACGGCTCTGCCGAAGACTTCCACGAGGCAAAAAAGTTTGCACTCATCGGTTTAATGATCGCCCTGTTTGTCTATTACATCTGCCTGCAGGTTATTGGCGTCGAATGGTTCAACATGGACCAATCAACAGTATGGAACGCCAAGGACTGGGCCCGGCATATCGTTGATTTCACCTTTCCATTGTTAATATTTATCGCCGTGAGGATCGAGCGCTGA
- a CDS encoding 2-hydroxyacid dehydrogenase encodes MKKTVLAFSRVTPEMVERLKQDFNVIVPNPKNGDINAQFNEALPHAHGLIGVGRKLGREQLQNATQLEVVSSVSVGYDNYDVAYFNERGIMLTNTPDVLTESTADLAFTLLMSSARRVAELDAWTKAGQWQATVGAPLFGCDVHGKTLGIVGMGNIGAAIARRGRLGFNMPIIYSGNSRKTELEQELGAQFRTLDQLLAEADFVCLVVPLSEKTRHLISHRELALMKPSAILVNIARGPVVDEPALIEALQNNRIRGAGLDVYEKEPLAESPLFQLKNAVTLPHIGSATHETREAMANRALANLRSALLGEQPQDLVNPQVWKG; translated from the coding sequence ATGAAAAAGACCGTCCTAGCCTTCAGCCGCGTCACCCCCGAAATGGTCGAGCGCCTAAAACAAGACTTCAACGTCATCGTCCCCAACCCGAAAAACGGCGACATCAACGCCCAATTCAACGAAGCCCTGCCCCACGCCCACGGCCTCATCGGCGTCGGCCGCAAACTCGGACGCGAACAACTCCAAAACGCCACCCAACTCGAAGTCGTCTCCAGCGTCTCGGTCGGCTACGACAACTACGACGTCGCCTACTTCAACGAACGCGGCATCATGCTCACCAACACCCCCGACGTCCTCACCGAAAGCACCGCCGACCTCGCCTTCACCCTACTCATGAGCAGCGCACGCCGCGTCGCCGAACTGGACGCCTGGACCAAGGCCGGCCAATGGCAAGCCACCGTCGGCGCCCCCCTGTTCGGTTGCGACGTACACGGCAAAACCCTCGGCATCGTCGGCATGGGCAACATCGGCGCCGCCATCGCCCGTCGCGGTCGACTGGGCTTCAACATGCCGATTATCTACAGCGGCAACAGCCGCAAGACCGAACTGGAACAAGAACTCGGCGCCCAGTTCCGCACACTCGACCAACTCCTGGCCGAAGCCGATTTCGTCTGCCTTGTCGTCCCGCTCAGCGAAAAAACCCGACACCTGATCAGCCACCGCGAACTGGCACTGATGAAACCCAGCGCCATCCTGGTCAACATCGCCCGCGGTCCGGTCGTGGACGAACCCGCATTGATCGAAGCGCTGCAAAACAACCGGATTCGCGGCGCCGGCCTCGACGTCTACGAAAAGGAACCGCTGGCCGAGTCGCCATTGTTCCAACTGAAAAACGCCGTGACATTGCCGCACATCGGCTCCGCCACCCACGAAACCCGCGAAGCCATGGCCAACCGCGCCCTGGCCAACCTGCGCAGCGCCTTGTTGGGCGAGCAACCGCAAGACCTGGTGAACCCGCAAGTCTGGAAAGGCTGA
- a CDS encoding DMT family transporter: MNLSLYLLTVLIWGTTWIALKWQLGVVAIPVSIVYRFGLAALVLFVMLLLSRRLQVMNRRGHLICLAQGLCLFCVNFMCFLTASQWIPSGLVAVVFSTATLWNALNARVFFGQKIARNVLMGGALGLFGLGLLFWPELAGHTASPQTLLGLGLALLGTLCFSAGNMLSSLQQKAGLKPLTTNAWGMAYGAAMLSVWCLVKGIPFDIEWSARYVGSLLYLVIPGSVIGFTAYLTLVGRMGPERAAYCTVLFPIVALNVSAFAEGYQWTAPALVGLVLVMLGNVLVFRKPKAPLVQGNGKLA, from the coding sequence ATGAACCTGTCGTTGTACTTGCTGACTGTGCTGATCTGGGGTACCACCTGGATTGCCCTGAAATGGCAGTTGGGGGTGGTGGCGATTCCGGTGTCGATCGTCTATCGCTTTGGCCTTGCGGCGTTGGTGCTGTTCGTGATGTTGCTGCTCAGTCGTCGCCTGCAAGTGATGAACCGTCGCGGACACCTGATCTGCCTGGCGCAGGGCTTGTGCCTGTTCTGCGTCAACTTCATGTGCTTCCTGACCGCCAGCCAGTGGATTCCCAGTGGCTTGGTCGCCGTGGTGTTTTCTACCGCGACCCTGTGGAATGCCTTGAATGCGCGGGTGTTCTTCGGTCAGAAAATCGCCCGTAACGTATTGATGGGCGGAGCGCTGGGGTTGTTCGGGTTGGGGCTGTTGTTCTGGCCTGAGCTGGCCGGCCATACCGCCAGCCCGCAAACCTTGCTCGGGCTGGGCCTGGCATTGCTCGGCACCCTGTGTTTCTCGGCCGGCAACATGCTGTCGAGTTTGCAGCAGAAAGCCGGTCTGAAACCGCTGACCACCAACGCCTGGGGCATGGCCTATGGCGCGGCGATGTTGTCGGTGTGGTGCCTGGTCAAAGGCATCCCGTTCGACATCGAATGGAGCGCGCGGTATGTCGGTTCGCTGCTGTACCTGGTGATCCCGGGCTCGGTGATCGGTTTCACCGCTTACCTGACACTGGTCGGGCGCATGGGGCCGGAGCGTGCGGCGTATTGCACCGTGCTTTTCCCGATCGTGGCGCTGAATGTGTCAGCGTTTGCCGAAGGCTACCAATGGACCGCGCCGGCATTGGTGGGGCTGGTGCTGGTGATGCTGGGCAACGTGCTGGTGTTTCGTAAACCCAAGGCACCGCTGGTGCAGGGCAACGGCAAGCTTGCTTGA